The Mycolicibacterium insubricum DNA segment GAGGCACCGTGATGGTCGGCCAGCAGCAGCGCCAGGTCGGCGGCCGAACCGGCGGCCGGGAAGGTCATCGCCCCGACGCCGAGGTCCTGGATGCGCTCCAGGCCGGGCGCGTGCCCGTCTGCGTCGGCGGGCAGCACCACCTGGGCACCGCACTTGAGCGCCTCGGCACTGATCCGCTCGGGGTCACCGACGATCAGTTCGGGGCGGTAGCCGGCCTTGCGGAGCAGGTCGGCGCCGGCGCCGACACCGATCAGCACCGGGTGGTACTCCTTGATGAACGGCCGCAGCGCGCGCAGGTCGTCGGCCGCACCGGCCTCATCGGCAACCACCACGACGTGCCGGCGGTACAGGTCGACGTCGATGTCGGGAATCCCGATCCCGTCGATGAGCAGCGGGCTCTCACTGCGGATGAACTCGATGGTGTTTCCGGCGAACGCCTCCAGATGCTCGACCAGGCCGCTCTTGGCCTCGTGCATCTTGTCGGAAATCTCCTCGTCGTTGCGCTCGTGGCCCAGCACCAGCCGGCGGTCGCCGTGGTAGATCCCGCCGTTGTGCAGCCGGACCCGGGCCCCGTCCTTGACCTTCTTGAAGACCTCGGAACCGGTGTCGTCGATGAGGGTGATGCCGTTGGCGACGAGCACCTCCGGCCCCAGGTTCGGGTAACGACCCGAGATCGACGACGACGCGTTGACCACCGCGGCGACGTTCGCGTCGACCAGCGCGTCAGCGGTCACCCGGTCCAGGTCCAGGACGTCGATGACCACGATGTCGCCCGGTTCCACCCGGCGCAGCAGCCGGTCAACGTCACGATCGACGCGCGCCGTGCCGGTGATACCGGGGCGCGA contains these protein-coding regions:
- the steA gene encoding putative cytokinetic ring protein SteA gives rise to the protein MKMSALLSRNAGSRPGITGTARVDRDVDRLLRRVEPGDIVVIDVLDLDRVTADALVDANVAAVVNASSSISGRYPNLGPEVLVANGITLIDDTGSEVFKKVKDGARVRLHNGGIYHGDRRLVLGHERNDEEISDKMHEAKSGLVEHLEAFAGNTIEFIRSESPLLIDGIGIPDIDVDLYRRHVVVVADEAGAADDLRALRPFIKEYHPVLIGVGAGADLLRKAGYRPELIVGDPERISAEALKCGAQVVLPADADGHAPGLERIQDLGVGAMTFPAAGSAADLALLLADHHGASLIVTAGHTASIEEFFDRSRQRSNPSTFLTRLKVGEKLVDAKAVATLYRSRISGGAVAMLVLAMLIAVIVALWVSRTDTVVFTWLADYWNRFALWIQHLVS